One window of Bacillus sp. THAF10 genomic DNA carries:
- the ftsH gene encoding ATP-dependent zinc metalloprotease FtsH — protein sequence MNRIFRNTIFYLLIFLVVIGVVSFFNNPNPKEEPITYNTFIQKLESSEVEKFTIQPTRSVYEARGTLVGAKEGESFVAIFPNSASALERVENVSDEQDIPMTVKEAEETSGWVTFFTSIIPFVIIFILFFFLLNQAQGGGSRVMNFGKSKAKLYSEEKKKVKFKDVAGADEEKQELVEVVEFLKDPRKFSELGARIPKGVLLVGPPGTGKTLLARAVAGEAGVPFFSISGSDFVEMFVGVGASRVRDLFENAKKNAPCIIFIDEIDAVGRQRGAGLGGGHDEREQTLNQLLVEMDGFGANEGIIIVAATNRPDILDPALLRPGRFDRQITVDRPDLKGREAVLKVHARNKPLDENINMKTIAMRTPGFSGADLENLLNEAALVAARQDKKRIDMLDIDEAIDRVIAGPAKKSRVISQKERNIVAYHEAGHTIIGVVLDEADMVHKVTIVPRGQAGGYAVMLPKEDRYFMTKPELLDKITGLLGGRVAEEITFGEASTGAHNDFQRATGIARKMVTEYGMSEKLGPLQFGQASGGQVFLGRDIQNEQNYSDAIAHDIDTEIQRIIKESYARAKQILTENRDKLELVAKTLLEVETLDADQIKNLYEHGKLPELPLKTDGGDDVKVNINSKKDSDKPESDDKKPE from the coding sequence ATGAACAGAATATTTCGAAATACCATCTTTTATTTATTAATATTTTTAGTGGTTATCGGTGTTGTCAGCTTCTTTAATAACCCTAATCCGAAAGAAGAACCGATTACTTACAATACATTCATCCAAAAACTTGAAAGCAGCGAGGTAGAGAAATTTACGATTCAGCCTACCCGTTCTGTATATGAAGCGCGCGGTACCCTTGTTGGTGCGAAAGAAGGGGAATCATTCGTAGCGATATTCCCAAACAGCGCAAGTGCGTTAGAGCGTGTAGAAAACGTGTCTGATGAACAAGATATACCAATGACAGTAAAAGAAGCGGAAGAAACAAGTGGTTGGGTAACCTTCTTTACTTCCATCATTCCGTTTGTCATCATCTTTATTTTATTCTTCTTCTTGCTCAACCAAGCGCAAGGCGGCGGTAGTCGTGTGATGAACTTTGGTAAAAGTAAGGCGAAGCTTTATAGTGAAGAAAAGAAAAAGGTGAAGTTCAAGGATGTAGCTGGTGCGGATGAAGAAAAGCAAGAGCTTGTGGAGGTTGTGGAATTCTTAAAGGATCCACGCAAATTCTCTGAGCTTGGTGCTCGCATTCCAAAAGGAGTTCTGCTTGTTGGACCTCCTGGTACTGGTAAAACCTTGCTTGCAAGAGCGGTAGCTGGGGAAGCTGGTGTACCATTCTTCTCTATCAGTGGTTCAGACTTTGTGGAAATGTTTGTCGGGGTCGGTGCATCCCGTGTACGTGACTTGTTTGAAAATGCAAAAAAGAATGCTCCATGTATCATTTTTATCGATGAAATTGATGCCGTTGGACGTCAGCGTGGCGCTGGCCTTGGCGGTGGACATGATGAGCGTGAACAAACCCTTAACCAATTGCTTGTGGAGATGGACGGATTCGGTGCAAATGAAGGTATTATCATCGTTGCAGCGACAAACAGACCGGACATTCTTGACCCGGCATTGTTAAGACCAGGCCGTTTTGATCGTCAAATTACCGTGGATCGTCCTGACTTAAAAGGTCGTGAAGCAGTGCTTAAAGTACATGCAAGAAACAAACCGCTTGATGAAAATATCAACATGAAAACCATCGCGATGCGCACACCAGGATTCTCTGGTGCCGACCTTGAAAACCTGTTAAATGAAGCAGCTCTTGTCGCGGCTAGACAGGACAAAAAGCGCATTGATATGCTCGATATTGATGAAGCCATTGACCGTGTCATTGCGGGACCTGCGAAAAAGAGCAGAGTCATCTCGCAAAAAGAACGTAATATTGTGGCGTACCATGAAGCGGGTCATACCATTATTGGTGTTGTCCTAGATGAAGCGGATATGGTACATAAGGTTACCATCGTACCACGTGGCCAGGCTGGTGGATATGCGGTAATGCTTCCAAAAGAAGACCGTTACTTCATGACAAAACCAGAATTGCTTGATAAGATCACTGGTCTTTTAGGAGGCCGTGTTGCGGAGGAAATTACGTTTGGAGAAGCGAGTACTGGCGCACATAACGACTTCCAGCGCGCAACAGGAATTGCCCGCAAGATGGTGACTGAATACGGAATGAGCGAAAAGCTTGGACCGCTTCAATTTGGTCAAGCATCAGGAGGCCAAGTATTCCTCGGTCGAGACATTCAAAATGAGCAAAACTACAGTGATGCGATTGCTCACGACATTGATACAGAAATCCAACGCATCATTAAAGAATCCTATGCGCGTGCAAAACAGATTCTTACGGAAAATCGTGATAAACTGGAGCTCGTTGCAAAAACATTACTTGAAGTGGAAACATTGGATGCAGATCAAATCAAAAACCTTTATGAGCATGGGAAGCTACCAGAGCTACCTTTGAAAACAGATGGTGGAGACGATGTGAAAGTAAACATCAACTCGAAAAAAGACTCTGATAAACCAGAATCTGACGATAAAAAACCGGAATAA
- the hpt gene encoding hypoxanthine phosphoribosyltransferase, translating into MNKDIEKVLFSEEELQAKVRELGARLTEDYKDRFPLAIGVLKGAMPFMGDLIKRMDTYLEMDFMDVSSYGNSTVSSGEVKILKDLDTSVEGRDILIIEDIIDSGLTLSYLVELFRYRKAKTIKIVTLLDKPSGRKADITADYVGFIVPDEFVVGYGLDFAERYRNLPYIGVLKPRIYTNVEE; encoded by the coding sequence ATGAACAAAGATATCGAAAAAGTACTCTTTTCAGAAGAAGAACTACAAGCAAAGGTTAGAGAACTTGGTGCAAGATTAACAGAAGATTACAAAGATCGTTTTCCTTTGGCAATTGGTGTACTAAAAGGTGCCATGCCATTTATGGGTGATTTGATTAAGCGAATGGATACATACTTAGAAATGGATTTTATGGATGTTTCAAGCTATGGAAATTCCACTGTTTCCTCTGGAGAAGTAAAAATTCTAAAAGATTTAGATACGTCTGTAGAAGGAAGAGACATCTTAATTATTGAAGATATTATTGATAGTGGTTTAACACTAAGTTACCTTGTGGAACTGTTCCGCTACCGTAAAGCTAAAACAATTAAAATCGTTACGCTTCTTGACAAGCCAAGCGGAAGAAAAGCGGATATCACTGCTGATTATGTTGGTTTTATTGTACCCGATGAGTTTGTGGTTGGATACGGTCTTGATTTTGCAGAAAGATACCGCAATCTACCTTACATTGGTGTGTTAAAGCCAAGAATTTATACAAATGTGGAAGAGTAA
- a CDS encoding VWA domain-containing protein — MYKGTLKQILLITDGCSNSGEDPIAMAALAKEQDITVNVIGVMDQDTIDEKGMSEIDGIAMSGGGVSQVVYAKNLSQTVQMVTRKAMTQTLQGVINKELQQILGSETSMEDLPPEKRGEVMEVVDELGETVALHVLILVDTSASMKSKLPTVKEALLDLALSLNARMGDNLFSAFVFPGKRQEVEKILDWTPKLESLSSIFPKLTTGGITPTGPALQEAIPYFKETRALRSMISDDEQFDEEFGG, encoded by the coding sequence GTGTATAAAGGAACGTTAAAGCAAATTCTATTAATTACGGATGGGTGTTCCAACTCTGGGGAAGATCCCATTGCAATGGCAGCATTGGCCAAGGAGCAGGATATTACTGTTAATGTCATTGGGGTAATGGATCAAGATACCATAGATGAAAAAGGCATGAGTGAGATTGATGGCATTGCGATGTCTGGCGGTGGGGTAAGCCAGGTTGTATATGCAAAAAATTTATCTCAAACCGTGCAAATGGTCACAAGAAAGGCAATGACCCAAACCTTACAAGGGGTTATCAATAAAGAGCTTCAGCAAATTTTAGGCTCTGAAACCTCCATGGAGGATCTTCCACCTGAAAAGCGTGGCGAGGTAATGGAAGTGGTGGATGAGCTAGGGGAGACCGTTGCCCTACATGTGCTAATTCTTGTAGATACTAGTGCAAGTATGAAATCTAAGCTTCCTACTGTGAAGGAAGCATTATTAGATTTAGCCTTAAGCTTAAATGCAAGAATGGGAGATAATCTATTTTCTGCCTTTGTTTTCCCGGGGAAACGTCAGGAAGTAGAGAAGATTTTGGATTGGACGCCAAAGCTTGAGTCGTTGTCCTCCATCTTCCCTAAATTGACAACGGGAGGTATTACGCCTACTGGACCAGCGCTGCAAGAAGCTATTCCATATTTTAAAGAAACGCGAGCCTTAAGGAGCATGATTTCCGATGATGAACAATTCGATGAAGAATTCGGTGGCTAA
- the spoIIE gene encoding stage II sporulation protein E, whose translation MQGLEREAEPVVQANDHLRKLRGSMMRSVHLTKTKLSSILFHQGFLLVFIGFLLGRALILNEITPFALPFFAAVYFMKKKRAGLTLIALLGGSVTVSAMTGIYILGGMILFMLLFKWAQALKVEPIKSLPFLVFISAFLSKTTMLYFTTGIVTYDWLMIGVEAGLGFILTLIFFQSIPLITGRKKRQSYKTEEIICLIILLASVLTGTIGWAIYDMSIEHIMSRYLVLLFAFIAGATIGSTVGVVTGLILSLATVSNLYQMSLLAFAGLLGGLLREGNKLGVSVGLLLGTLLIGIYGEGMTLLVPTIMESMVAVAIFLITPQKAISNLAKYIPGTAEYNAEQQQYMRKVRDVTANRVEQFSHVFQALSNSFSKFQAEHPDSEKEVDLFLSNVTEKTCQNCFKKEQCWTQNFQKTYDYMTHLMADTEEGTINLNVKLKKEWDRHCVKSEKVRSVIKNELAQFHANEKLKRQLMESRRLVADQLLGVSQVMEDFAREIQRERENHYVQEEQILDALSAFGIEIEQVEIYSVEQGNVDIEMTVPYCEGRGECEKLIAPMLSDILHENIIVKKEECNTDNNGYCHVSFGSAKAFVVETGVAHAAKGGGLISGDSYSTIELGHGKYAIAISDGMGNGERAHYESKETLRLLQEILQSGIREKVAIKSVNSVLSLRTTDEIFTTLDLAMIDLQDASAKFLKVGSTPSFIKRGEKIIKIEASNLPMGIIQEFDVDVVSSQLKAGDLLIMMSDGIFEGPKHVENYDLWMKRKVSEIRTDDPQEMADLIMEEVIRTRSGQIQDDMTVVVAKIERNIPKWAAIPAYHYLSKNPQRMKEAL comes from the coding sequence ATGCAGGGTCTTGAAAGAGAAGCTGAACCAGTTGTACAAGCAAATGATCATCTGAGGAAACTCAGAGGTTCCATGATGAGGTCAGTACATCTTACCAAAACGAAGCTTTCCTCTATTTTATTTCATCAAGGATTTTTGCTAGTGTTTATCGGATTTTTGTTAGGACGAGCATTAATTCTAAATGAAATTACCCCATTTGCTTTACCATTTTTTGCAGCAGTCTATTTTATGAAGAAAAAGCGGGCAGGGTTAACTTTAATTGCGCTGCTTGGGGGATCGGTCACTGTTTCAGCCATGACAGGCATTTATATTTTGGGTGGAATGATTCTGTTCATGCTTCTATTCAAATGGGCCCAAGCACTTAAGGTGGAACCCATTAAGTCCCTACCGTTTCTCGTGTTCATCTCGGCATTTCTCTCAAAAACTACGATGCTGTATTTTACAACCGGGATTGTCACGTATGACTGGCTGATGATCGGAGTAGAGGCAGGGCTCGGCTTTATTCTCACCCTCATCTTCTTCCAAAGCATTCCGTTAATTACCGGCAGAAAAAAGCGGCAGTCCTATAAAACAGAAGAAATCATTTGTCTTATCATTTTGCTTGCCTCTGTGTTAACAGGCACGATAGGTTGGGCAATTTACGATATGAGTATCGAACATATTATGTCGAGGTATTTAGTACTTCTCTTTGCTTTTATTGCCGGAGCGACCATTGGCTCCACTGTGGGAGTGGTAACAGGCTTAATCCTCAGCCTGGCAACGGTATCTAATCTATATCAAATGAGCTTACTGGCCTTTGCTGGGTTATTAGGTGGGCTGTTACGAGAAGGCAACAAGCTGGGCGTATCGGTGGGATTACTTCTAGGAACCTTATTGATTGGCATTTATGGGGAGGGGATGACGCTACTTGTGCCTACCATTATGGAATCGATGGTAGCCGTTGCTATATTTTTAATTACACCACAAAAGGCAATTTCAAATCTCGCTAAATATATTCCTGGAACAGCTGAATATAACGCAGAGCAGCAACAATATATGAGAAAAGTGCGCGATGTTACCGCAAATAGAGTAGAGCAGTTTTCCCATGTATTCCAAGCTCTGTCCAACAGTTTTTCCAAATTTCAAGCTGAGCATCCAGACTCTGAGAAAGAAGTGGACCTATTCTTAAGCAATGTGACAGAGAAGACATGTCAAAATTGCTTCAAAAAGGAGCAGTGCTGGACGCAAAACTTCCAAAAAACCTATGATTACATGACACATTTAATGGCAGATACAGAAGAGGGCACCATCAATCTAAATGTCAAATTAAAAAAGGAGTGGGATCGACATTGCGTAAAATCCGAAAAAGTAAGGTCGGTTATCAAAAACGAATTAGCCCAGTTCCACGCGAATGAAAAATTAAAACGCCAATTAATGGAGAGTAGGAGGTTGGTAGCTGATCAATTATTAGGAGTTTCACAAGTAATGGAGGATTTTGCTAGAGAAATTCAGCGTGAGCGCGAAAATCATTATGTGCAGGAAGAGCAGATTTTAGATGCTCTCAGTGCATTTGGGATTGAAATTGAGCAAGTGGAAATATACAGCGTTGAGCAGGGGAATGTGGACATTGAAATGACCGTTCCATACTGCGAAGGGCGGGGAGAATGCGAAAAGCTGATCGCCCCAATGCTTTCAGATATATTGCATGAAAATATTATTGTGAAAAAAGAGGAGTGCAATACAGACAACAATGGGTACTGTCACGTATCTTTTGGGTCTGCGAAAGCGTTTGTAGTGGAAACTGGCGTAGCTCATGCTGCAAAAGGAGGAGGGCTGATTTCAGGTGATAGTTATTCCACCATAGAATTGGGTCATGGTAAATATGCCATTGCCATTAGTGATGGCATGGGTAATGGAGAGCGTGCGCATTACGAGAGCAAAGAAACTTTGCGTCTGCTCCAAGAAATTTTACAATCTGGCATCCGGGAGAAGGTTGCCATCAAATCTGTCAATTCGGTGCTTTCCTTACGAACGACAGATGAAATTTTTACAACATTAGATCTGGCGATGATTGATTTGCAGGATGCATCCGCGAAATTTTTGAAGGTCGGGTCTACCCCTAGTTTTATAAAAAGGGGAGAAAAGATTATCAAGATTGAAGCTAGTAATCTACCAATGGGCATCATTCAAGAGTTCGATGTGGACGTCGTTAGTTCCCAGTTAAAGGCTGGAGATTTGCTGATTATGATGAGCGACGGAATTTTTGAAGGACCTAAGCACGTAGAAAACTATGATTTATGGATGAAGCGCAAAGTATCCGAAATCAGAACAGATGATCCGCAAGAGATGGCCGATTTAATTATGGAGGAGGTTATCCGTACAAGATCAGGACAAATTCAGGATGACATGACGGTCGTGGTCGCAAAAATAGAGAGAAATATTCCAAAATGGGCAGCCATTCCTGCCTATCACTATCTATCAAAAAATCCGCAACGGATGAAGGAGGCGCTTTAA
- the tilS gene encoding tRNA lysidine(34) synthetase TilS produces MWGKVAAFIEEKKLLPDNSTIVIGVSGGADSMSLLHYLHSLKNTKNLTLIGAHMDHMFRGEQSKQELDFVREQCLERGLLFEGVQVDVSRYQIEHKLSAQVAARECRYVFYQNVMGKYEADILALGHHADDQIETIMMRLGRGSSMKGYAGILPKRDFGQGVIIRPLLSVTKEEIFTYLENHDVPYRHDPSNDKDLYRRNRLRHRVLPLLKEEFPNLHEKFQSFSEQLHEDETYLQALTQEEWNKVIKSKTDSAIVFMRKPLLLMAKPLQRRGIQLILNYLYNNEIPPSLSSIHIDNLLSLLESEHPSGKLDFPSGLQVLRSYDECTLAFNRSEPKAYEYVLSAPGEVKLPTGAVIKSEIWTHYKMSDLKRNQAAIDLANVTLPLIIRTRAEGDKVRLKGTKGSKKLSRIFIDDKIPRTKRDSWPLVTDATNEILWVPMLTRSSYEVTEETMGPVLVLTCMMSQKVWEATKK; encoded by the coding sequence ATGTGGGGAAAAGTTGCTGCATTTATAGAAGAAAAAAAGTTGCTGCCTGATAATTCAACGATCGTGATCGGGGTAAGCGGTGGTGCCGATTCCATGAGCTTACTCCATTATTTACATTCCTTGAAAAACACCAAGAACTTAACACTTATCGGCGCACATATGGATCATATGTTCAGAGGAGAACAGTCAAAGCAAGAACTGGATTTCGTTCGGGAGCAATGTTTAGAAAGAGGCTTGCTTTTTGAGGGAGTTCAAGTGGATGTCTCTCGCTATCAAATAGAGCATAAGCTTAGCGCGCAAGTAGCAGCTAGAGAGTGTCGATATGTTTTTTATCAAAATGTTATGGGTAAATATGAAGCAGATATCTTAGCACTTGGGCATCATGCAGATGATCAAATCGAGACCATCATGATGAGGCTTGGCAGGGGTTCCTCAATGAAAGGGTATGCTGGCATTTTGCCAAAGCGGGATTTTGGTCAGGGTGTGATTATAAGGCCCTTACTTTCTGTAACAAAAGAGGAGATTTTCACGTATCTAGAGAACCATGATGTCCCATATAGGCACGATCCTAGCAATGATAAAGACCTATACCGCAGAAATCGTCTGCGACATCGGGTTCTTCCGTTGTTAAAAGAAGAATTCCCAAATCTTCATGAGAAATTCCAATCCTTTAGCGAGCAACTCCATGAAGATGAAACTTATTTACAAGCATTAACACAAGAGGAATGGAATAAAGTTATTAAAAGCAAAACGGATTCCGCTATCGTTTTCATGAGAAAGCCGTTGCTTTTAATGGCTAAACCTTTACAAAGAAGAGGGATTCAACTAATATTAAACTATCTCTATAATAATGAAATTCCTCCATCTCTTTCCTCTATACATATTGATAATTTATTATCCTTATTGGAAAGTGAACACCCTTCTGGAAAGTTGGATTTCCCTTCAGGTTTACAGGTTCTCAGATCTTATGATGAATGTACATTGGCATTTAATAGGTCAGAGCCAAAAGCGTACGAATACGTGCTAAGTGCACCTGGGGAAGTAAAATTGCCAACTGGGGCCGTTATCAAAAGCGAGATTTGGACACACTATAAGATGTCTGACTTAAAAAGAAACCAAGCCGCAATTGATCTTGCCAATGTCACCCTTCCTCTTATCATTAGGACAAGAGCAGAAGGAGATAAGGTGAGGCTCAAGGGAACTAAGGGTTCAAAAAAATTATCACGTATTTTCATTGATGACAAAATCCCTCGAACGAAAAGGGATAGTTGGCCACTAGTAACAGATGCTACTAACGAAATTTTGTGGGTTCCAATGCTTACACGTTCATCTTATGAGGTTACAGAGGAAACGATGGGTCCTGTTTTAGTATTAACATGCATGATGAGTCAAAAAGTCTGGGAGGCAACAAAGAAATGA
- a CDS encoding peptidyl-prolyl cis-trans isomerase has product MKQKRRLKQEWIWRIIFGLVIINCLTLAIVVKQGFSLKEASEASAFVNGDSNHLASVGDTVITRKDMLKELEGMYGQEMLTKMINNEVVKQMAKKYQVEVSDQSVDREWKMIKTMYSRSPLHTNTSDELIKEQIRSGLLLEELLIKDVTIPEEQLKSYYEENKALYTFEDAYHLSHIVLEKEKAAKAVIKELKDGSNFSSLAMEVSTDEITANQGGDIGFLTHESQVYPQAYLTEAKKLKEKSWSEPVKVDEGFAVLYLHEKVEGTVYSYEDVKDQIRRHLALEHMDGSMDASIFWEEAGVEWNVSSAE; this is encoded by the coding sequence ATGAAACAAAAAAGGAGATTAAAGCAAGAGTGGATTTGGCGCATTATTTTTGGCCTTGTTATTATCAACTGCTTGACTTTAGCCATTGTGGTGAAGCAGGGCTTTTCGTTAAAAGAAGCTAGCGAAGCAAGTGCTTTTGTGAACGGAGATTCGAATCACCTTGCATCGGTAGGCGATACGGTGATAACGAGAAAAGATATGCTAAAAGAGCTAGAAGGTATGTATGGACAAGAAATGCTTACGAAAATGATCAATAATGAAGTAGTCAAGCAAATGGCGAAAAAGTATCAAGTCGAAGTGTCTGATCAATCTGTTGATCGGGAATGGAAGATGATTAAAACGATGTACAGCAGATCGCCGCTACACACCAATACATCAGATGAGCTCATAAAGGAACAAATTCGCTCTGGCCTTTTGTTAGAGGAATTGCTGATCAAAGATGTTACGATTCCGGAAGAACAACTCAAAAGCTATTATGAAGAAAATAAAGCATTATACACTTTTGAGGATGCGTATCATTTATCCCACATTGTACTAGAAAAAGAGAAAGCTGCGAAGGCGGTAATAAAAGAGTTAAAAGATGGCTCCAACTTCTCCTCACTTGCAATGGAAGTCTCAACAGATGAGATTACCGCTAACCAAGGTGGCGATATTGGTTTTTTGACGCATGAATCACAGGTGTATCCACAAGCTTACTTAACAGAAGCAAAAAAACTTAAAGAAAAGTCCTGGAGTGAGCCAGTGAAGGTCGATGAAGGTTTTGCAGTGCTATATTTGCATGAAAAAGTGGAAGGGACCGTATACTCTTATGAGGATGTAAAAGATCAAATCAGACGACACCTCGCCCTCGAACATATGGATGGATCGATGGATGCCTCGATATTTTGGGAGGAAGCTGGCGTGGAGTGGAATGTATCATCTGCAGAGTAG
- a CDS encoding type III pantothenate kinase yields the protein MLFVLDVGNTNTVIGVYDGEELKHHWRVETSRNKTEDEFGMIFKSLLEHVGLSFKDFEGIIISSVVPPIMFSLERMCQKYFHLKPLIVGPGIKTGLNIKYENPREVGADRIVNAVAGIHQYGGPLIIVDFGTATTYCYINEHKQYMGGAIAPGISISTEALYSRASKLPRIEIARPDGVIGKNTVSAMQAGILFGYVGQVEGIVNRMKKQSKVAPKVIATGGLATLIGNESEVIDTVDPFLTLKGLHLIYMKNTKEDGV from the coding sequence ATGTTATTTGTTTTAGATGTTGGAAATACCAACACGGTAATAGGTGTATACGATGGAGAAGAATTAAAGCATCATTGGCGTGTCGAAACAAGCCGCAATAAAACCGAAGATGAATTTGGGATGATCTTCAAATCACTGCTTGAACATGTGGGACTTAGCTTCAAAGACTTTGAAGGAATCATCATTTCCTCCGTTGTTCCGCCAATTATGTTTTCATTAGAAAGAATGTGCCAAAAATATTTTCATTTGAAACCGTTAATTGTCGGGCCGGGAATAAAAACGGGTCTTAACATAAAATATGAAAACCCAAGAGAAGTGGGCGCGGATCGAATTGTCAATGCAGTGGCAGGCATTCATCAGTACGGTGGCCCATTAATTATCGTTGATTTTGGGACAGCAACAACGTATTGCTACATCAATGAACATAAGCAATATATGGGCGGTGCGATAGCGCCTGGTATTAGTATTTCTACTGAAGCCCTTTACTCTAGGGCATCCAAGTTGCCTAGAATTGAAATTGCTCGTCCAGATGGAGTGATTGGAAAAAATACAGTCAGTGCGATGCAGGCTGGAATTCTTTTCGGTTATGTTGGTCAGGTTGAGGGCATTGTAAATCGTATGAAGAAACAAAGCAAGGTAGCACCGAAAGTGATTGCAACAGGTGGCCTGGCTACTCTTATCGGGAATGAGTCAGAAGTGATCGATACAGTTGATCCATTTTTAACATTAAAAGGTCTTCATTTAATCTATATGAAAAATACGAAAGAGGATGGAGTCTAA
- the hslO gene encoding Hsp33 family molecular chaperone HslO, with product MSDYLVKALAFDGQVRAYAIRTTDTVSEAQRRHQTWPTASAALGRAMTASVMMGAMLKGENKLTVKIEGGGPIGAILVDSDAKGHVRGYVTNPQTHFDLNQHGKLDVARAVGTNGTLSVVKDLGLREHFSGQTQLVSGELGEDFTYYLVSSEQIPSAVGVGVLVNPDNSILAAGGFIIQLLPGTSDETISIIEEKITNMTPVSKLIEKGLTPEELLEEVLGGEDIKFLETMPIEFKCKCSKERFEQAIISLGENEITDIIEEDGQAETHCHFCNATFMFSKAELEAMRDQLKH from the coding sequence ATGTCAGACTATCTTGTGAAAGCCTTGGCTTTTGATGGCCAGGTGAGAGCATATGCAATTCGAACAACAGATACAGTAAGTGAGGCACAACGCAGGCACCAGACATGGCCTACTGCTTCTGCAGCATTAGGGAGAGCAATGACTGCTTCTGTCATGATGGGTGCCATGTTAAAAGGAGAAAATAAATTAACGGTGAAAATTGAAGGCGGCGGGCCAATTGGTGCCATCCTTGTTGATAGTGATGCAAAGGGACATGTCAGAGGCTATGTAACAAATCCACAAACTCATTTTGATTTAAATCAGCATGGGAAACTGGACGTAGCGAGGGCAGTAGGTACAAATGGAACCCTATCCGTTGTAAAAGACCTTGGATTAAGAGAACATTTTTCCGGCCAAACCCAGCTTGTTTCAGGGGAGCTTGGAGAGGACTTTACCTATTATCTTGTTTCTTCTGAACAAATTCCTTCGGCGGTTGGAGTAGGAGTATTGGTGAATCCAGATAACAGTATCCTAGCAGCTGGTGGATTTATCATTCAGCTTCTTCCGGGGACATCGGATGAAACCATTTCTATCATTGAAGAAAAAATCACCAACATGACACCAGTTTCTAAGCTCATTGAAAAGGGACTAACACCTGAAGAGCTCTTAGAAGAAGTGCTAGGTGGCGAGGATATTAAGTTTTTAGAGACGATGCCTATAGAGTTTAAATGCAAATGTTCCAAAGAACGTTTTGAACAGGCAATTATCTCTCTTGGGGAAAATGAAATTACCGACATTATTGAAGAAGATGGACAAGCAGAAACTCACTGCCATTTCTGTAATGCTACATTTATGTTCAGCAAAGCGGAACTTGAAGCAATGAGGGATCAACTTAAACATTAG
- a CDS encoding serine/threonine-protein kinase, which yields MMNNSMKNSVANLPKGTVLLGKWHNQSYTVWKTLGYGATGYVYLTKGPKGFAALKISENSTSITSEVNVLRHFSKVQGFSLGPSLLDVDDWEMKGTNKTYSFYVMEYLEGESLHIFLQKRGMEWAGILILQLLTDLQTLHNEGWVFGDLKPDNLIVTSSPPKIRLLDVGGTTLNGRAIKEFTEFFDRGYWGLGSRKADSAYDLFAVAMIMIHICYPKQFQKNGQHGLEQLRGYIRKNSWLMQYEPVLVQALTGRYPSAETMKKEMLSHMSQKKSGATTSTTKAAAPNSAKKTQSVKGKGSLKHHQASVATNTPSASSKKGWMETAVLLSIVLFAYFFYLYGQMM from the coding sequence ATGATGAACAATTCGATGAAGAATTCGGTGGCTAATCTTCCAAAAGGGACTGTCCTACTTGGTAAATGGCATAACCAAAGCTATACAGTGTGGAAAACGCTTGGCTATGGCGCAACAGGGTATGTCTATTTAACAAAAGGTCCAAAGGGCTTTGCTGCTTTAAAAATTAGTGAGAACAGTACGTCCATCACGTCCGAAGTGAATGTTCTGCGTCACTTTTCAAAGGTCCAAGGGTTCTCCCTAGGGCCTTCTTTGTTAGATGTGGATGATTGGGAAATGAAAGGTACCAACAAGACATACTCCTTTTATGTGATGGAATATTTAGAGGGAGAATCCCTCCACATTTTTCTGCAAAAAAGAGGCATGGAATGGGCAGGAATTCTCATCTTGCAATTGTTAACCGACCTGCAAACCTTACACAACGAAGGGTGGGTCTTTGGAGATCTAAAGCCGGATAATTTAATTGTTACTTCCTCTCCTCCAAAAATAAGGTTATTGGATGTTGGAGGAACCACACTGAATGGACGCGCTATAAAGGAATTCACCGAGTTCTTTGACAGAGGCTATTGGGGGCTCGGTTCTCGTAAGGCAGACAGCGCTTACGATTTGTTTGCTGTTGCGATGATCATGATTCATATTTGCTATCCAAAGCAATTTCAGAAAAATGGGCAGCACGGGCTAGAGCAACTGAGGGGATATATCCGAAAGAACAGCTGGTTAATGCAATATGAACCGGTATTGGTTCAAGCTCTTACCGGTCGCTACCCTTCTGCAGAGACCATGAAAAAAGAAATGCTTTCGCACATGAGTCAGAAAAAATCAGGCGCTACCACTAGCACAACGAAGGCTGCAGCACCTAATTCAGCAAAGAAAACCCAGTCTGTTAAAGGGAAAGGCAGTCTGAAACATCACCAAGCTTCTGTTGCAACGAACACTCCTTCCGCTTCTAGTAAAAAGGGATGGATGGAAACAGCTGTTTTATTATCGATTGTTCTTTTCGCTTATTTTTTCTATTTATATGGTCAAATGATGTAA